In Syngnathus scovelli strain Florida chromosome 11, RoL_Ssco_1.2, whole genome shotgun sequence, one DNA window encodes the following:
- the slc25a20 gene encoding mitochondrial carnitine/acylcarnitine carrier protein translates to MSKQPQPISPMKNFFAGGFGGVCLVFAGHPLDTIKVRLQTQPKPKPGESLFYKGTIDCFKKTLAKEGVKGLYKGMAAPIIGVTPMFAVCFFGFGLGKKLQQKSPDDILTYPQLFAAGMLSGIFTTAIMTPGERIKCLLQVQASSGNVKYAGPMDCVKQLYKESGIRGIYKGTALTLMRDVPASGMYFMSYEWLKNLLTPAGKSHNELSIPSVLFAGGMAGIFNWAVAIPPDVLKSRFQTAPEGKYPNGVRDVLRELIREEGIGSLYKGFNAVMLRAFPANAACFLGFELAMKFLNWLAPNM, encoded by the exons ATGTCAAAACAGCCGCAGCCGATCAGCCCAATGAAGAACTTCTTCGCTGGCGGTTTCGGTGGAGTCTGCCTCGTCTTTGCGGGTCACCCCCTCGATACTATAAAA GTGCGTCTCCAGACTCAACCAAAGCCCAAACCAGGGGAGAGCCTCTTCTATAAGGGGACAATTGATTGCTTCAAAAAGACCTTAGCTAAAGAG GGAGTAAAGGGGCTATACAAAGGTATGGCAGCCCCCATCATCGGAGTCACACCCATGTTTGCTGTCTGTTTCTTTGGCTTCGGTTTGGGAAAGAAACTGCAACAGAAAAGCCCTGATGATATCCTCAC GTATCCACAACTGTTTGCTGCAGGCATGTTGTCCGGCATCTTCACCACAGCCATCATGACTCCTGGCGAGCGAATCAAATGTCTACTGCAG GTCCAGGCTTCGTCTGGGAATGTGAAGTACGCCGGGCCGATGGACTGTGTCAAACAGCTCTACAAGGAGTCGGGCATCAGAGGAATCTACAAAGGCACTGCGCTGACTCTCATGAGAG ACGTTCCTGCAAGCGGCATGTACTTCATGTCCTACGAGTGGTTGAAGAATCTACTCACACCGGCAGGAAAGAG TCATAACGAACTCAGCATTCCCAGCGTGCTGTTTGCCGGAGGGATGGCAGGAATATTTAACTGGGCCGTGGCCATCCCCCCCGATGTGCTCAAGTCTCGTTTCCAAACAG CGCCTGAAGGAAAGTATCCCAATGGCGTCCGGGATGTTCTGCGTGAGTTGATCCGAGAAGAAGGCATTGGCTCCTTATATAAAGGGTTCAATGCTGTCATGCTTCGAGCTTTTCCTGCAAACGCT GCTTGCTTCTTAGGATTCGAACTCGCAATGAAATTCCTGAACTGGCTGGCACCCAACATGTGA